Proteins encoded together in one Benincasa hispida cultivar B227 chromosome 1, ASM972705v1, whole genome shotgun sequence window:
- the LOC120076120 gene encoding uncharacterized mitochondrial protein AtMg00810-like yields the protein MTGCKPVDTPKLSNIGNSVPVNKERYQRLVGILIYLSHMRPDISYTVSIASQFMQASYEEHMTIVEHILRYLKGTPGKGLMFMKSDKRCVEAYTDSNWAGSVVDRKSTSGYCTFVWGNLVIWRSKKQELWPEVA from the coding sequence ATGACTGGGTGCAAACCTGTTGACACCCCAAAGCTTAGCAATATAGGTAATAGTGTCCCTGTCAACAAAGAAAGGTATCAGCGGTTAGTTGGAATATTGATCTACTTATCTCACATGAGACCCGATATATCCTACACAGTTAGTATAGCcagtcagtttatgcaggctTCTTATGAGGAACACATGACAATAGTTGAACACATCCTACGATATTTGAAGGGAACACCTGGTAAGGGTTTGATGTTCATGAAGTCTGATAAACGCTGCGTTGAAGCTTACACCGATTCTAACTGGGCAGGgtctgttgttgatagaaaGTCAACATCTGGGTATTGCACATTTGTTTGGGGTAATCTAGTGATttggagaagtaagaaacaagAGTTGTGGCCAGAAGTAGCGTAG